CGTGCGCTCGACCGCATCGCGGCGACGGGCGTGGCGATGGAGCTCAACACCAGCGGGGCGTTGAAAGCGTTGCCCGAAATGAATCCCGGCAAGTCCATGCTGCAGCTCATGCACGCGCGCGGCATCCCGGTGGTGATCGGCGCCGATGCGCACGTGCCGACGCGGGTGGGTGACGGTTACGTTGAAGCACTGCAGACCCTGCGTGACGTCGGCTACACCGAGGTGAACTATTTCCTCGAGCGCCAACGCCAGAGCGTGTCCATCGCCGACGCGCTGGCGTCGCTGCAAGGGTAGGGTGGTTTCTGGGGGCGTCGTCGGAATGGCGCCGTCACTTTTTCGTGTCCATTCGGCGCGAAATCGCACCAATTGGCGCCCGTGACCGCTCCCAGCACCTCTCCACTTTCCCTTCTCGGCCTGACTCGGGCGGAGCTGGGTGAGCTTGTTTCGGACTGGGGTTTTAAGACTGTCCATGCCGGCAAGATCTGGCGGCATCTCTACCTGGAGGGTCGCACCGACTGGGAGGCGATTTACGGCCTGCCCGGGGAGTTGTGCAGAAAGCTCTATGCGGAGACGACGGCGGAGCTGTTGCCCATCGCGCGGGAGACGCATTCCAGCGACGGATTCACCCGCAAATACCTGCTCGCGCTGCATGACGGTCACAAGATTGAGACGGTGCTGATGCGCTACTCGGGTCGGGTGACGGCCTGTGTGAGTTCGCAGGTCGGTTGCGCGATGGGCTGTGTGTTTTGTGCGACGGGGCAGATGGGTTATACGCGCCACCTCACCACGGCCGAAATCGTGGCGCAGACTCTGCACGTCGATCGCATCCTGCGGGAGACCGCGCCGGAGACGCCGGCGCTGGCGGAGTCGGATCATGACTCGCCGCACCATCGCCACGAACGCCTGCGCAACATCGTGCTCATGGGCATGGGCGAACCGCTGCACAACTATGACGCGGTGATCAAAGCCACCCAGATCCTGCGTGAACCCGGCGGCCTCGCGCTCGGCGCGAAGAAGATCACGCTCAGCACGGTGGGCGTGGTGCCGGGGATCCTGCGCCTGGCGGAGGAACGGCAGCCGATTTACCTCGCGGTCTCACTGCATGCGGCGACGCAGGAAAAGCGCGCGGCCATCGTGCCGGCGGCGCGCAAGTGGAAGCTCGATCAGCTCATGGACGCCTGCCGCTATTATGCGGAAAGAATGCAGCGCCGCATCTTCTTTGAGTGGACCCTGATCGAGGGCGAAAACGACCGTCCGGAGGACGCGCATGCGGTGGGCCAACTCCTGCAAACCGTGCCGGGTCAGGTGAACCTGATCCCCTTGAATCCAACAAATGGATACGCCGGCCAGCCCAGCGACAACACCGCGGCCAAACGATTTCAGGAGATCCTCGCCACCTACGGGTTGCCGAGCACCATCCGCCAACGCCGCGGCATCGACATCGCCGCCGGCTGCGGCCAACTGGCCTCCGCGGAAGGATAAGCCCAAAGACGGAGCGGCCCACATCGCGGCCACCCTGTTCGGTTCTGTAGGGCCGTCGCTTGCGACGTGCCGCAGTGTGACGGGATAGCGTGCCGTTCCGCCTGCGCCGAGGCTACGGCGGACAAGGAGACGGCAGCCCTACATGCAGGAGCGGCCCATTTCAGTTTTGCCTTCCCGTCACTGATTTGCGTCGCTCGCCGGACGTTGCCCCGACTCTGGCCTGGCCGGGAAACCCCGCACCGCACCATGCCCCCCGACCCGTTCATTTCCGGACAACAGTCCCGAACAATACTGGCGTGCAACTCTGCGCGTCGAGTTGGGCCGTTCAAGACAAGGACGCGATCAATTTCAGCGCGGACGAAGGTCAGGTCGTGCGCGAATATACTACCGCCGCCCTCCTCGCCCGCATTCGCACCGAACGAGAAAAGCAACCCGATCATCAGAGAAAACCGATCCCCGTATGAGCGAAGAAACCGAGGAACCTGAGGAACGATTCAACGTAACCGCCGAGGCCCTTCGCGAATATGACTGGGCGTCGGTTATCGACTCCTGCGAGCGGAAGGAATGTTTCCACTACTACGAACGCCTCAGCGCAGAATCCGCAAAACTTGATACAAGGGGAGACAAGTTAGGGGGCCGAGTCTTCGCACTGCTTTCGGTGGTCGCTTCGTTTCACGCCAACTACGACGCTTCTGGAAACCCTTACGGCTCCATGTGGAGTGGATTCAACGGTCGTCGTTCTCTCAACGCTGAGGATTTGACTGAGCGAGACCTAGCGGCCCTGGCGGGAGTCGTAGACGAGATTACTGACCCGGAGCTTCGAGCCCGAGTTGCCGATGTCCTTTGGGTTACCAAACGAAACTTCAAAACCGCCAAGTCTGCAATCGTCGCCTTCCTTGAGTCGGCTGAACGGTTGAAAACAAACGACATGTGGCCTCCTTATTCTGACCGGCTGACACGGGCGGCACAGATCGCGGCAAAAAAGGGATTCGAATCCGAAAAGGCGGACGTCTTGCAGGCGATCGAAGCATCAATCACAGAGCACGCAACCGATCTCAAATCAGGTCTTCTTTGTGACCGTCTGATGGGAATCATGGTCGTTCTGAAGGCGGGAAATATGCCGGAATACGCGGGTCTATCGGAGAAACTTGCCCGGCAGTTTTCGGAACAAGGAAACTGGCATTTCGCCGAGGTTTATTGGGAGCGAGCGGAGCTTTGGCACCGGAGGGCGAAGAATGAAGCTGAGGTCCTGAGGTGCCGAATTGCACGAGGTGAGTGCTACGTTTCACGGGCTGAGGCTGGCCCGGTCGGACGGGGAACCAACTACATGTATTCGGCCCACTGGATGGGTAGGGCTGTGGAAATGCTGCGGTCGGCAAAAGCTGCTTCTGAACGAGTTGCAGCCGTAAACAAACGGTTTCTTGAGCTACAGAAGCTTAGTCTCGGCGAAATGGGTCGGGTGGAGGTTCCTGTGGACGAATTGCCCGGATTTCGTGAGGAGGAGCAGAAAGCCCGAAAAGCTGCTGCTGAGCGCGTTCGGGGTGTTGATTTCCCGACCGCGATCGCGCGGTTCGCCCTGATCAACAGACCTACCTCAGTAGAGGGAATGAAAGAGCAATACGCAAAGACTGCGGAAAGCGCTCCCCTGATGCACATTATCGGGGCCTCCGCTATCGATCGAAGTGGGATGACGACGGATCGAATCCCCGCACGACTTCCTCGCGAAGACGATCAGAATGACGAGGCAGCTCGCAAGCAAATGGTCCAGCAGGCCCAAATCGTGAACTGGCCCCTACGAGTCGCGTGGCAGATCAACCCAGCTAGGGAAGCCATCCGCGGCGAACATGGAGTTCGCCTACGAGATCTCTGGTTTCTGGTTGAAAACAATCCCTTTATTCCAGCTGGCCACGAGGGGATTGTTCTTCGCGGCATCCAAGCCGGATTCTGCGGCGACTGGCTAACGGCAATGCATCTGCTGGTGCCGCAAGTTGAGGCGTCTATCCGGCACGTGCTGCAGCAACGCGGAGTGGTCACCTCCACGATGGATGGCGAAGGGCTGCAGAAGGAACTCGATCTGAACCAGCTCCTTTGGATGAAGGAGGTCGAAGAAGTTTTCGGGCTAGATGTTCTGTTCGACCTGAGGGGGATCCTTATTGAGCGGTTCGGTCACAACCTCCGTAACGAACTCGCGCACGGATTGCTTCCCGAAGGAGGGTGCTATCACCCAGCGACTGAGTATCTCTGGTGGCTTCTACTCCACATCTACTGGAGAGGTTTTCATTTCGTCCAGACTTACGAGGTCGATCACCTCGGAAACCATCTGCCTCCCGAGAAAAAGTCTTAGTTCAATACTAGACGTTTAGACCCTAAACCACCTTCACCCCATGAAAGCCCAGGACCTCCAATTCACCCAACTGCTGGAAGGCTCCAAGCAGTTCATCATTCCCATCTTTCAGCGCACCTACAGTTGGGAGTTGGCGCATTGTCAGCAGCTCTGGAACGACATAGTTCGAGTCGGACGCAGTGCTGAACTCAACAGCCACTTCATCGGCTCCGCCGTCTACATTCCCGAAACCAATGTCGACGCCGCCATTCCGCGATGGCTGGTTATCGATGGCCAGCAGCGTATCACGACCATGACGCTGTTTCTGATCGCTTTGAAGCGTCGCTTGGAGGCGGGGGGAATGGATGATCCCGTTTCCGCAGCGCAGGTGGAGGACCTCTACCTGCGCAATCGTTATGGCAAGGGCGAGGCGGCTTATCGACTGTTGCTCACGCGCACCGATAAGGAAACGCTCATTCAATTGATCGACGGCAAGGAGCCACCAGAGGAGGAAGGGTCCCTCCGGATCATCGAGAATTTTCGTTTCTTCACGTCTCAGCTGGCCAGCGTCGATGTGGGCGAGGTCTGGAAGGGAATCAAGAAGCTCATGATCGTGGATGTCTGCCTACAGCAAGGGATCGACAATCCGCAGATGATCTTCGAGAGCATGAACTCGACCGGGAAGGCGCTGACTCAGGCGGACCTGATCCGGAATTTCGTGCTCATGGGGCTAGCCCATGAACACCAAACCCGTCTCTACACCGACTATTGGCGCCCCATGGAGGTGGAGTTCGGCGCGGTGAACTACATCAACGAATTCGACGAGTTTATGCGCTACTACCTCGTCATTCATACCGGCAATGTGCGGATCCGTCGGGGGGATGTGTATGACGAGTTCAAGGGCTACTCCCGGAAGCATGAGGTTGAACCGTTGCTCGAATCCCTGAGGGAGTTCGCCGGTTACTACTGCCGCATCGCCTTGGGCACCGAGAAGGATGCCGCTCTCGCTGCGGCGTTTCACGACATCCGCGAGCTGCGAGCCGATGTCTGCTACCCCATGCTGATGGAGCTGTATCAGGATTTTCGGCACGATCGCCTCTCGCACGATGAGTTTGTCGAGGTGGTGCGTATGGTCGAAAGCTATGTCTTCCGGCGGGCGGTTTGCGATATCCCCACCAACTCGCTGCGCCAAACCTTCGCGACGTTTACGCGGCGGGTGAAAAAAGACCGCTACGTCGAGAGCGTTAAAGCGGCGTTTCTGCTCTTACCGTCCTACCGTCGGCTGCCGACCGACGCCGAGTTCATCCGTCAGATCCAAGTGCGCAACCTCTACAAGTTTAATCGCCGGTCCTACTGGCTGCGGCGGTTTGAAAACCACGGACGCAAGGAACGCGTGCAAGTCCAGGACTATACTATCGAACACATTATGCCCCAGAACGAGGACTTGAACGCCCAATGGCGAGCAGATCTCGGGGAGGAATGGCAGCGGATTCACACGCAATATTTGCACACCTTGGGGAACCTGACGCTCACCGGTTACAACTCGGAATACAGCGACCGTTCTTTCCCCGAAAAGCGCGATATGGAAGGTGGATTCAGGTATAGCCCTCTGAAGTTGAATCAAGGTCTGGGTTCTTGCGAAATCTGGAACGAGTCCGCGATCCAAGAGCGGGCAAAGCGACTGGCTGAAATTGCGGCAGAAATCTGGCAGGCGCCGAAGCTTTGGCAGGACCTTTTGGAGGCCTACAAACCGGCTCCCCCCAAGGGAGCTAACTACTCTATCGCAGATCACCCGAATCTGGCCGGGGGGATAACCCGGGAACTCTTCGAAGCGTTCCGCAAGGAGGTGTTGGCATTGGATGAGTGTGTCACCGAGGAATTCCTCAAGCTCTACGTCGCCTATAAGGCCGAAACAAATTTTGTGGATATTGTGCCACAGTCGAAGGGGCTTCGACTCAGCTTGAATCTGCCGTTCCCGGAAATCGACGACCCCCGCAAACTTTGTCGCGATGTGACCGATCTCGGGCGTTGGGGCAACGGAGACGTCGAGGTCCGGTTAGAACGGATGGAGGATCTCGCCTACGTTGTCGGCCTGGCACGACAAGCATTGGAACGACAACTGGGTGACGAGCCGGCAGAGTGAAAAGCTATTCAGTGAAATCACTTTCACCGCATCCCCAGTTCAGTCGGCTCAAGCGAGAGTTGCGAAAGATCGCGCCCCAGCACGCGGAAGCTTGGGAGCGCCCAGTTTTTCGCTGTGTGGAGCCCAAGTGGGCTCATCCGAAGTATCTGATCGCGGGTGTGGGAACGCGGATTCACGGGAGCCGTTGGATGCCTCGCGGAGTCGCTTCCGCAGTCTACGCGGCATCGACCGAAGCCATTGCGCTGAAGGAAGCGCGGCACAACTTCAGTCGCTACGGCATTCAACCGCGTCAGAAGCCGCGGGTCTTGGTTGAGGTCGACCTGCGATTGAGTGCAGTCGTGGCCCTGCCCGCTTTGGTTGAAGCGCTGCCTGGCATCGTCTTGGCTGAACTATTGGCCGAGTCTTGGGAGGCGGTGAACGACCGGGACTCCGAGTCACTTTCCCAAGCCTTGGGTCGCTGTCTTTGGGATCTTGGTTACGAAGGACTGCGGGTGACTTCGGCCCGGGATGCCAGAGGGCAAAACCTGGTTTGGTTTCCTGACCGTCTACGCCCGGGGAGCTCAGCCTCGATCTGCGGGGAAGAAGAACTCAACCGTTGGATCGCAACCTGACATGCAGAAGTGCATGTATTGTGTTGCGCCTTCCGATGGTCCGTTCCATGGGTGTGGCCTGCGATGAAAACCAAGAAAGCAGTCAAGAAGGCGACGACGAAGCGGGCCATGACCAAGACTCCCGTGAAAAAGGCGGTTAAGAAGGCCATCGCCAAGAAAGCAGCGGCCAAGGTTCGCGGCGCTCCAATGGCATTGAGCGGCGACTACGCGCTTGGGCCTTCCCGCGTCGATACCTTCGCGGTGAAGGAATTCTGCCAACGCTTTCAGATGGTTCGACCGGACCTCACGCGCCTCACTGGTTTTTCGCTGCGGTCGGTCGACAAATGGGCGGCCGGCGAGGAACCGGGCAACCCCGCCAAGAAGCAGCTGAAGGAATTGGTGCGTCTCTTCGATGCCCTCGCCGAGCTGATGGAATCGAAAGATGTCGGCCCCTGGCTCAAGGCTCCCAATCCTGCCTTTGCGCAATCAACGCCTTTGCAGATCATCGAGCGGGGCGAGATCGACCGTATCTGGCGCATGATATATCAGCTCGAAACCGGCGAGCCGGCATGAGCTGACTCATCCCGTCGTGAGGAGGGCGGCTTTGCGGTGAGGGGCGAGGGAAGCGTTACGCACTGGGACGACGCGGTCCGGAGGTTTGTTGGCCTTTGGCGGTGAGACGGTGCCGAGGCAGGGGTGCCTCGGCCACGGAAGGTGCGGGGAGAAAGAGAAAGATAAAGAGGAAAGAGAAAGAGGGTGTGGGCGGTTACTCCTCCCGGGGGCGGAGGGGGTTGGCTAGGTCGGGGCGTTGTTGGGTGAAGACGTGGTGGACGTGGTCGGCGAAACCGGAGCCGGCTTCGGCGTAGAGGTTGAAGGCGGTGTCGAGGCCGAGGCGGCGGAGCTCCTTCACTTCGTCATCAAACTTGCCGGTCGCCGCCACGACGCCTTCGAAGCCGTGGCGTTTGAGCGACTCGGCGGCGTGCACGTTGGCGCTGTGTTTGGGCATGGCGAGGACGACGAGGTCGAGGTTCTCCTTGGCACAGACCCGGGTCCAAAAGTCGGAGTCGGTGGCGTCGGCGAGCAGGACCTTGCGGTCGGCGCGGAGGTGGTGCTCCACCGCGGCGGGGTCGCGGTCGAAACCGATCACCTTACCCGGGAAGCGGTGTTGCAGGGTGCGGTAGGCGGCGATGCCAACGCGGCCCATGCCGAAGATGCCGATGCGTTCGCCGGCGGTTTGGATGGGCAGGTCGTCGGGGTGCTGGCCCTTGGTCTCGAACTTTTTGAGGAAGTTGCTGATGGGGTCGTAGAGCTCGTCGGCTTTGCGAGTGAGCGGGGCGACGAGTAGGATGCTGGCGGAGAGCGAGAGGGCCATGGCGACAAGCCAGTCGCTGCTGATCCAGTCTTTGCCGACGGCGAGGGCGAGCACGATGAGGCCAAACTCACTGTAGGTCGACAGGGTCAGGCCCGACATCCAGGCGGTGCGGGCGCGGAGGTGAAAGCGGGTGAGCAGGAAGAAGAAGGCCAGGCTTTTGAGCGGCAGCAGGAGGAGCAGAAATGCGGCCCAGAGCACGGCCGACAGGGTGATCGCGCCCTGCAGTCCGATCTGCAGGAAGAAGCCAACGAGGAGCAGGTCGGTGAGACCGGCGAGGGATTTGCCGAGCTCCTTGGCTTTGGGGTGGGATCCGACGAGCACGCCGATGAAGAGGGCACCGAGGTCGGCTTTGAGGCCGACGGCGGTGAAGCCTTCGGCGCCGAGCACGAGGGCAAGGAAGAGGCCGCAGAGGGTGATCATCTCGCCGTGGCCGGAGCGGCCGATGAGGGCCTGTATCCATTTTCTACCGACAAGGAGCGCGGCCAGCAGCGGCAGGGCCCAGAGGGTGGGGATCTTGCCGGTGGAGAAGGTGAGGAAGAGGACGGCGAGGATGTCCTGCATGATGAGCACACCGATGGCGATGCGGCCGTGCATGGCGCCCATGTCGCCGCTGTCGTTGAGGCTTTTGACGGCGAAGACGGTGCTGGAAAAGCTGAGGGCAAAGGCGACCAGCAGCGCGGTGTTCCAGTCCATGCCGGCGGCGTGCCCG
This portion of the Actomonas aquatica genome encodes:
- the rlmN gene encoding 23S rRNA (adenine(2503)-C(2))-methyltransferase RlmN; amino-acid sequence: MTAPSTSPLSLLGLTRAELGELVSDWGFKTVHAGKIWRHLYLEGRTDWEAIYGLPGELCRKLYAETTAELLPIARETHSSDGFTRKYLLALHDGHKIETVLMRYSGRVTACVSSQVGCAMGCVFCATGQMGYTRHLTTAEIVAQTLHVDRILRETAPETPALAESDHDSPHHRHERLRNIVLMGMGEPLHNYDAVIKATQILREPGGLALGAKKITLSTVGVVPGILRLAEERQPIYLAVSLHAATQEKRAAIVPAARKWKLDQLMDACRYYAERMQRRIFFEWTLIEGENDRPEDAHAVGQLLQTVPGQVNLIPLNPTNGYAGQPSDNTAAKRFQEILATYGLPSTIRQRRGIDIAAGCGQLASAEG
- a CDS encoding DUF4209 domain-containing protein; this translates as MSEETEEPEERFNVTAEALREYDWASVIDSCERKECFHYYERLSAESAKLDTRGDKLGGRVFALLSVVASFHANYDASGNPYGSMWSGFNGRRSLNAEDLTERDLAALAGVVDEITDPELRARVADVLWVTKRNFKTAKSAIVAFLESAERLKTNDMWPPYSDRLTRAAQIAAKKGFESEKADVLQAIEASITEHATDLKSGLLCDRLMGIMVVLKAGNMPEYAGLSEKLARQFSEQGNWHFAEVYWERAELWHRRAKNEAEVLRCRIARGECYVSRAEAGPVGRGTNYMYSAHWMGRAVEMLRSAKAASERVAAVNKRFLELQKLSLGEMGRVEVPVDELPGFREEEQKARKAAAERVRGVDFPTAIARFALINRPTSVEGMKEQYAKTAESAPLMHIIGASAIDRSGMTTDRIPARLPREDDQNDEAARKQMVQQAQIVNWPLRVAWQINPAREAIRGEHGVRLRDLWFLVENNPFIPAGHEGIVLRGIQAGFCGDWLTAMHLLVPQVEASIRHVLQQRGVVTSTMDGEGLQKELDLNQLLWMKEVEEVFGLDVLFDLRGILIERFGHNLRNELAHGLLPEGGCYHPATEYLWWLLLHIYWRGFHFVQTYEVDHLGNHLPPEKKS
- a CDS encoding GmrSD restriction endonuclease domain-containing protein is translated as MKAQDLQFTQLLEGSKQFIIPIFQRTYSWELAHCQQLWNDIVRVGRSAELNSHFIGSAVYIPETNVDAAIPRWLVIDGQQRITTMTLFLIALKRRLEAGGMDDPVSAAQVEDLYLRNRYGKGEAAYRLLLTRTDKETLIQLIDGKEPPEEEGSLRIIENFRFFTSQLASVDVGEVWKGIKKLMIVDVCLQQGIDNPQMIFESMNSTGKALTQADLIRNFVLMGLAHEHQTRLYTDYWRPMEVEFGAVNYINEFDEFMRYYLVIHTGNVRIRRGDVYDEFKGYSRKHEVEPLLESLREFAGYYCRIALGTEKDAALAAAFHDIRELRADVCYPMLMELYQDFRHDRLSHDEFVEVVRMVESYVFRRAVCDIPTNSLRQTFATFTRRVKKDRYVESVKAAFLLLPSYRRLPTDAEFIRQIQVRNLYKFNRRSYWLRRFENHGRKERVQVQDYTIEHIMPQNEDLNAQWRADLGEEWQRIHTQYLHTLGNLTLTGYNSEYSDRSFPEKRDMEGGFRYSPLKLNQGLGSCEIWNESAIQERAKRLAEIAAEIWQAPKLWQDLLEAYKPAPPKGANYSIADHPNLAGGITRELFEAFRKEVLALDECVTEEFLKLYVAYKAETNFVDIVPQSKGLRLSLNLPFPEIDDPRKLCRDVTDLGRWGNGDVEVRLERMEDLAYVVGLARQALERQLGDEPAE
- a CDS encoding RES family NAD+ phosphorylase, translated to MEPKWAHPKYLIAGVGTRIHGSRWMPRGVASAVYAASTEAIALKEARHNFSRYGIQPRQKPRVLVEVDLRLSAVVALPALVEALPGIVLAELLAESWEAVNDRDSESLSQALGRCLWDLGYEGLRVTSARDARGQNLVWFPDRLRPGSSASICGEEELNRWIAT
- a CDS encoding cation:proton antiporter family protein, which codes for MDALLLAVAFFFGLLAQQFRLPPLVGFLISGFVLQALGKTGGAALDAIANLGVTLMLFSIGVKLRLRTLARPEIWAGTSLHTLIVLLLFTPALVGVGALLGHAAGMDWNTALLVAFALSFSSTVFAVKSLNDSGDMGAMHGRIAIGVLIMQDILAVLFLTFSTGKIPTLWALPLLAALLVGRKWIQALIGRSGHGEMITLCGLFLALVLGAEGFTAVGLKADLGALFIGVLVGSHPKAKELGKSLAGLTDLLLVGFFLQIGLQGAITLSAVLWAAFLLLLLPLKSLAFFFLLTRFHLRARTAWMSGLTLSTYSEFGLIVLALAVGKDWISSDWLVAMALSLSASILLVAPLTRKADELYDPISNFLKKFETKGQHPDDLPIQTAGERIGIFGMGRVGIAAYRTLQHRFPGKVIGFDRDPAAVEHHLRADRKVLLADATDSDFWTRVCAKENLDLVVLAMPKHSANVHAAESLKRHGFEGVVAATGKFDDEVKELRRLGLDTAFNLYAEAGSGFADHVHHVFTQQRPDLANPLRPREE